From Corynebacterium sp. BD556, the proteins below share one genomic window:
- the rplW gene encoding 50S ribosomal protein L23, with product MAKIVNPRDIIIAPVLSEKTYALMEQDTYTFLVNPSANKTQIKIAVEEIFGVDVASVNTVNREGKRKRSRSGYGKRKDTKRAYVTLREGSDSIDIFGGAAV from the coding sequence ATGGCAAAGATTGTCAACCCGCGTGACATCATCATCGCACCGGTTCTCTCCGAAAAGACCTACGCGCTGATGGAGCAGGATACCTACACCTTCCTGGTCAACCCGTCCGCGAACAAAACCCAAATCAAGATCGCCGTGGAGGAGATCTTCGGCGTGGATGTCGCTTCGGTCAACACCGTCAACCGCGAGGGCAAGCGCAAGCGCTCCCGCTCTGGTTACGGCAAGCGCAAGGACACCAAGCGCGCCTACGTCACCCTCCGCGAGGGCAGCGACTCCATCGACATCTTCGGCGGCGCAGCCGTCTAA
- the tuf gene encoding elongation factor Tu, with product MAKAKFERTKPHVNIGTIGHVDHGKTTTTAAITKVLADAYPDENTAFDYEAIDKAPEERERGITINVSHVEYNTPKRHYAHVDAPGHADYIKNMITGAAQMDGAILVVAATDGPMPQTREHVLLARQVGVPYILVALNKCDMVDDEEIIELVEMEVRELLGEQDYDEEAPIIHISALKALEGDDKWVQSIVELMDACDNSIPDPERETDKDFLMPIEDIFTISGRGTVVTGRVERGVLNLNDEVEIIGIKEKSQKTTVTSIEMFNKLLDTAEAGDNAALLLRGLKREDVERGQVVIKPGAYTPHTKFEGSVYVLSKDEGGRHTPFFDNYRPQFYFRTTDVTGVVRLPEGTEMVMPGDNVDMTVELIQPVAMDEGLRFAIREGSRTVGAGRVTKIID from the coding sequence GTGGCAAAGGCTAAATTTGAGCGTACGAAGCCGCACGTAAACATCGGCACCATCGGTCACGTCGACCACGGCAAGACCACCACCACGGCTGCCATCACCAAGGTTTTGGCTGACGCCTACCCGGATGAGAACACGGCCTTCGACTACGAGGCCATCGACAAGGCTCCCGAGGAGCGCGAGCGCGGCATCACCATCAACGTCTCCCACGTTGAGTACAACACCCCGAAGCGTCACTACGCTCACGTCGACGCCCCGGGCCACGCCGACTACATCAAGAACATGATTACCGGCGCTGCTCAGATGGACGGCGCCATCCTCGTTGTGGCCGCCACCGACGGCCCGATGCCGCAGACCCGCGAGCACGTTCTGCTCGCTCGCCAGGTTGGCGTCCCTTACATCCTCGTTGCGCTGAACAAGTGCGACATGGTCGACGATGAGGAAATCATCGAGCTCGTCGAGATGGAGGTCCGCGAGCTTCTGGGCGAGCAGGACTACGACGAGGAAGCTCCGATCATCCACATCTCCGCTCTGAAGGCACTCGAGGGCGACGACAAGTGGGTTCAGTCCATCGTCGAGCTCATGGATGCTTGCGATAACTCCATTCCGGATCCGGAGCGCGAGACCGACAAGGACTTCCTCATGCCGATCGAGGACATCTTCACCATTTCCGGTCGCGGCACCGTTGTCACCGGCCGTGTCGAGCGTGGTGTTTTGAACCTCAACGACGAGGTTGAGATCATCGGCATCAAGGAGAAGTCCCAGAAGACCACCGTTACCTCCATCGAGATGTTCAACAAGCTTCTCGATACCGCTGAGGCTGGCGACAACGCGGCTCTGCTGCTGCGCGGCCTGAAGCGTGAGGACGTTGAGCGCGGCCAGGTTGTTATCAAGCCGGGCGCTTACACCCCGCACACCAAGTTCGAGGGTTCCGTCTACGTCCTGTCCAAGGACGAGGGTGGCCGCCACACCCCGTTCTTCGACAACTACCGTCCGCAGTTCTACTTCCGCACCACCGACGTGACCGGTGTTGTGCGTCTGCCGGAAGGCACCGAGATGGTCATGCCGGGCGACAACGTTGACATGACCGTTGAGCTGATCCAGCCGGTCGCCATGGACGAGGGTCTGCGCTTCGCAATCCGCGAAGGCTCCCGCACCGTCGGCGCTGGCCGCGTGACCAAGATCATCGATTAA
- the rplV gene encoding 50S ribosomal protein L22, giving the protein MADTITTASATAKFVRTSPMKARRVLALVRGKSVSEALAILKYAPQSAATPIAKVVASAAANAENNFGLDPRTLVISEAYANEGPTMRRFQPRAQGRAFQIRKRTSHITVVVESKEGAK; this is encoded by the coding sequence ATGGCTGACACGATCACCACTGCATCCGCGACGGCCAAGTTCGTCCGCACTTCCCCGATGAAGGCCCGCCGCGTGTTGGCTCTCGTCCGCGGCAAGTCCGTGTCCGAGGCCCTCGCAATCCTGAAGTACGCACCGCAGTCCGCCGCAACGCCGATTGCAAAGGTTGTTGCTTCCGCAGCCGCCAACGCCGAGAACAACTTCGGCCTGGATCCGCGCACCCTGGTCATCTCCGAGGCTTACGCCAACGAAGGCCCGACCATGCGCCGCTTCCAGCCGCGCGCTCAGGGCCGCGCTTTCCAAATTAGGAAGCGCACTTCCCACATCACTGTCGTTGTCGAGTCCAAGGAAGGGGCTAAGTAA
- the rpmC gene encoding 50S ribosomal protein L29 has product MAIGTPASEFRELDDNELRARLAEAKEELFNLRFQLATGQLTNNRRISTVKRDIARIYTVLRERELGLSVVPGAEA; this is encoded by the coding sequence ATGGCTATCGGTACCCCCGCATCTGAGTTCCGCGAGCTCGACGACAACGAGCTGCGCGCACGCCTGGCCGAGGCGAAGGAGGAGCTGTTTAACCTGCGCTTCCAGCTCGCTACCGGTCAGTTGACCAACAACCGCCGCATCTCCACTGTCAAGCGCGACATCGCACGCATCTACACCGTGCTGCGCGAGCGCGAGCTCGGCTTGTCTGTCGTTCCGGGAGCTGAGGCATAA
- a CDS encoding DUF6286 domain-containing protein, producing the protein MTSKENDSPRGPFPGHEPRGVATVRWLTMLIGLAVVAVAAVGGRDLWQRYGAKTTDDSWIAKALSWLGTYPVDIAAVIVGIFISVLGLYLIFLAVKPRPRTHVPVDSTASIWLRPVDIARKATHTAQEQTGTHHIRSQATRSRLRVQVQDDGNGELLRERLAASLAEQFQGLRKPPTINVKLTPGAQGTQEVTP; encoded by the coding sequence TTGACCTCTAAAGAAAACGACTCGCCTCGCGGCCCATTTCCCGGGCACGAGCCACGCGGTGTCGCAACGGTGCGGTGGTTGACCATGCTCATCGGCCTCGCCGTTGTGGCTGTCGCGGCCGTGGGTGGTCGAGATCTGTGGCAGCGCTACGGCGCGAAAACCACTGATGACTCCTGGATTGCCAAGGCGTTGAGCTGGCTCGGCACCTACCCCGTTGATATCGCCGCCGTGATCGTCGGCATCTTCATATCGGTGCTGGGACTTTACCTCATTTTTCTGGCGGTCAAACCGCGGCCGCGCACGCACGTGCCGGTTGATTCGACAGCCTCCATTTGGTTGCGGCCGGTCGACATCGCCCGCAAAGCGACGCATACCGCACAAGAGCAGACGGGAACCCACCACATCCGCTCCCAGGCCACCCGTTCGCGGCTTCGCGTCCAGGTGCAAGACGACGGCAACGGAGAGCTTTTACGTGAGCGTCTCGCCGCTTCTTTGGCGGAACAATTCCAGGGACTTCGCAAACCACCCACCATCAACGTGAAGTTGACCCCCGGTGCGCAGGGAACCCAGGAGGTAACACCATGA
- the rplP gene encoding 50S ribosomal protein L16 — protein MLIPKRVKYRRQHRPKRSGMSKGGNTINFGDYAIQALEPGYITNRQIESARIAINRHVKRGGKVWINIFPDRPLTQKPLGVRMGSGKGPVEKWVANVKPGRILFEMSYPNQEIAMEALRRAGAKLPVKVRIIKKEDQF, from the coding sequence ATGCTTATTCCTAAGCGCGTGAAGTACCGCCGCCAGCACCGCCCGAAGCGCAGCGGCATGTCGAAGGGTGGCAACACCATCAACTTCGGCGACTACGCTATCCAGGCTCTCGAGCCGGGATACATCACCAACCGTCAGATCGAGTCCGCACGTATTGCGATCAACCGCCACGTCAAGCGCGGCGGCAAGGTCTGGATCAATATCTTCCCGGACCGCCCGCTGACCCAAAAGCCGCTCGGCGTGCGTATGGGTTCCGGCAAGGGCCCGGTGGAGAAGTGGGTCGCTAACGTCAAGCCGGGACGAATCCTTTTCGAGATGTCCTACCCGAACCAGGAGATCGCTATGGAGGCTCTGCGCCGTGCTGGTGCGAAGCTGCCGGTGAAGGTTCGCATCATTAAGAAGGAGGACCAGTTCTAA
- the rplD gene encoding 50S ribosomal protein L4, producing MTNLTVDVHTADGKTNGSVDLPAELFDREASIPLMHQVVTAQLAAARQGTHATKTRGEVRGGGRKPWRQKGTGRARQGSIRAPHFTGGGIVHGPQPRSYAQRTPKKMIKAALAGALTDRARNNRVHVVEDLVPGQTPSTKSARAFIERLTDRKSVLLVIGREDRNSRLSARNLPGVRILEPAQLNTYDVLNADDLVFSVQALHTLANAGNTGASVVEEDK from the coding sequence ATGACGAACCTGACTGTTGACGTTCACACTGCTGACGGTAAGACCAACGGTTCCGTTGACCTGCCGGCAGAGCTGTTCGACCGTGAGGCATCCATTCCGCTGATGCACCAGGTCGTCACCGCGCAGCTTGCGGCTGCCCGTCAGGGCACCCACGCTACTAAAACCCGTGGTGAAGTCCGTGGCGGCGGCCGCAAGCCGTGGCGCCAAAAGGGCACCGGTCGGGCCCGCCAGGGCTCGATCCGCGCGCCGCACTTTACCGGCGGCGGCATCGTCCACGGCCCGCAGCCGCGTTCCTATGCGCAGCGCACCCCCAAGAAGATGATCAAGGCTGCTCTCGCAGGTGCTTTGACCGACCGTGCACGCAACAACCGCGTCCACGTAGTCGAGGATCTCGTCCCGGGCCAGACCCCGTCGACGAAGTCCGCCCGCGCCTTCATTGAGCGCCTGACCGACCGCAAAAGCGTTCTGCTTGTGATCGGCCGTGAGGATCGCAACTCCCGCTTGTCCGCAAGGAACCTGCCGGGCGTGCGCATTCTTGAGCCGGCGCAGCTTAACACTTACGACGTGCTCAACGCCGACGACCTCGTGTTTTCGGTGCAGGCACTCCACACCCTCGCGAATGCCGGCAACACCGGCGCCAGCGTTGTGGAGGAGGATAAGTAA
- the rpsC gene encoding 30S ribosomal protein S3, protein MGQKIHPHGLRLGITADWKSHWYADKNYADYVKEDIKIREFLSKGLERAGIADVVIERTRDRVRVDIHTARPGIVIGRRGSEAERIRRELEKLTGKMVALNILEVKNVDANAALVAQSIAEQLVNRVAFRRAMRKAIQSAMRNPQVKGIKVMTSGRLGGAEMSRVERYHEGRVPLHTLRAEIDYGIAEAHTTFGVIGVKVWIYKGDVVGGVRESELNAPSGERRGRGDRRPRRGGQRRQRAEQKQEG, encoded by the coding sequence ATGGGCCAGAAAATTCACCCACACGGCCTGCGCCTGGGCATCACCGCAGACTGGAAGTCCCACTGGTACGCCGACAAGAACTACGCTGACTACGTCAAAGAAGACATCAAGATCCGTGAGTTTTTGTCCAAGGGCCTCGAGCGCGCCGGCATTGCCGACGTCGTCATCGAGCGCACCCGCGACCGCGTCCGCGTGGACATCCACACGGCTCGCCCCGGCATCGTCATCGGTCGCCGTGGCTCCGAGGCAGAGCGCATCCGCCGTGAGCTGGAAAAGCTCACCGGCAAGATGGTTGCCCTGAACATCCTCGAGGTCAAAAACGTCGATGCGAACGCCGCTTTGGTGGCGCAGTCCATCGCTGAGCAGCTTGTCAACCGTGTCGCGTTTCGTCGCGCGATGCGCAAGGCTATCCAATCCGCCATGCGTAACCCGCAGGTCAAGGGTATTAAGGTCATGACCTCCGGCCGTTTGGGCGGCGCCGAGATGTCTCGCGTCGAGCGCTACCACGAGGGTCGAGTGCCGTTGCACACGCTCCGTGCGGAGATCGACTATGGCATTGCGGAAGCACACACGACCTTCGGCGTCATCGGCGTCAAGGTTTGGATCTACAAGGGTGACGTCGTCGGTGGCGTGCGCGAGTCTGAGCTTAACGCTCCGTCTGGTGAGCGCCGCGGCCGTGGCGATCGCCGCCCCCGTCGCGGTGGCCAGCGCCGCCAGCGCGCAGAGCAGAAGCAGGAGGGCTAA
- the rplC gene encoding 50S ribosomal protein L3, protein MSDNQIKGILGKKLGMTQIFDEENRVIPVTVVEAGPAVVTQIRTPETDGYSAIQIAYGDIAARKVNKPNTGHFKKAGVNPRRYVTEIRMDDTSAYEVGQEITANIFDGDTYVDVVGTTKGHGFAGAMKRHGFAGQGASHGNQASHRRVGSIGGCATPGRVFKGKRMAGRMGGNRVTTQNLKIQRIDGDNNLILVKGAIPGAKGSIVTVKTAVKGGAHA, encoded by the coding sequence ATGTCTGACAACCAGATCAAGGGCATTCTGGGCAAAAAGCTCGGTATGACCCAGATCTTCGACGAGGAAAACCGAGTTATCCCGGTCACCGTCGTCGAAGCTGGGCCTGCTGTGGTCACCCAGATTCGCACCCCGGAAACCGATGGCTACTCTGCCATCCAAATTGCTTACGGCGACATCGCTGCCCGTAAGGTCAACAAGCCAAACACCGGCCACTTCAAGAAGGCCGGCGTTAACCCGCGCCGCTACGTCACCGAGATCCGCATGGATGACACCTCGGCATACGAGGTCGGCCAGGAGATCACCGCGAACATCTTCGACGGTGACACCTACGTCGACGTCGTCGGCACCACCAAGGGCCACGGCTTCGCTGGCGCCATGAAGCGTCACGGCTTCGCTGGCCAGGGCGCCTCCCACGGTAACCAGGCGTCTCACCGCCGCGTCGGCTCCATCGGTGGCTGTGCCACCCCGGGCCGTGTCTTCAAGGGCAAGCGCATGGCGGGTCGGATGGGCGGCAACCGCGTTACCACCCAGAACCTGAAGATCCAACGCATCGACGGCGACAACAACCTGATCCTGGTTAAGGGTGCTATCCCCGGCGCCAAGGGCAGCATTGTTACCGTCAAGACCGCAGTGAAGGGCGGTGCTCACGCATGA
- the rpsS gene encoding 30S ribosomal protein S19 has product MPRSLKKGPFVDEHLLNKVDAQNEAGTKQVIKTWSRRSTILPDFIGHTFAVHDGRKHVPVFVDESMVGHKLGEFAPTKTFKGHVKEQKGRR; this is encoded by the coding sequence ATGCCACGCAGCCTTAAGAAAGGCCCGTTCGTCGATGAGCACCTCCTCAACAAGGTGGATGCTCAAAACGAGGCCGGCACCAAGCAGGTCATCAAGACCTGGTCTCGCCGTTCGACCATTCTTCCCGACTTCATCGGTCACACTTTCGCCGTCCACGACGGCCGCAAGCACGTCCCGGTGTTCGTCGATGAGTCCATGGTCGGCCACAAGCTCGGCGAGTTTGCACCAACCAAGACCTTCAAGGGTCACGTTAAGGAACAGAAGGGACGTCGATAA
- the rpsJ gene encoding 30S ribosomal protein S10, producing the protein MAGQKIRIRLKAYDHEAIDASAKKIVETVTRTGARVVGPVPLPTEKNVYAVIRSPHKYKDSREHFEMRTHKRLIDILDPTPKTVDALMRIDLPASVDVNIQ; encoded by the coding sequence GTGGCGGGACAGAAGATCCGCATCAGGCTCAAGGCCTACGACCACGAGGCAATCGACGCATCCGCGAAGAAGATTGTCGAGACGGTCACCCGCACGGGTGCCCGCGTCGTTGGGCCGGTGCCGTTGCCCACTGAAAAGAACGTGTACGCCGTTATTCGTTCTCCGCATAAGTACAAGGATTCTCGCGAGCACTTCGAGATGCGCACTCACAAGCGCCTCATCGACATCCTCGACCCGACGCCGAAGACGGTTGACGCCCTCATGCGCATCGACCTTCCGGCCAGCGTCGACGTGAACATTCAGTAG
- a CDS encoding Asp23/Gls24 family envelope stress response protein encodes MTDNTSKNTNSTPNPGTVAAENTSSGASASTTAGEQVRPRNENLDTDHGTTVIDDTVVGKIAGIAAREVSGVHNLGGGAARMWGAVRESLTSSTNVQQGVNVAVESGHASVAVAIIAEYGVAIHELANAIRENVTVAITRMTGLVVDRVDVTVHDVNLPHQDTDTTESLAQNSGYDASVSGQQRLEQ; translated from the coding sequence ATGACTGACAACACCAGCAAGAACACCAATTCCACCCCGAACCCGGGAACCGTCGCAGCAGAGAACACTTCCTCCGGGGCCTCCGCCTCCACTACGGCCGGCGAGCAGGTTCGCCCGCGCAACGAGAACCTCGACACCGACCACGGCACGACCGTGATCGACGACACCGTTGTGGGCAAGATCGCAGGAATCGCCGCCCGCGAAGTCTCCGGGGTACATAACTTGGGTGGCGGCGCCGCGCGCATGTGGGGAGCGGTGCGCGAATCGCTAACTTCTTCCACCAACGTTCAGCAGGGCGTCAATGTGGCGGTCGAAAGCGGCCACGCCTCCGTGGCCGTGGCGATTATCGCCGAGTACGGTGTGGCCATCCACGAACTGGCCAACGCGATTCGCGAAAACGTCACCGTCGCAATTACCCGCATGACCGGCCTCGTCGTCGACCGAGTCGATGTGACCGTCCACGATGTGAACCTGCCCCACCAAGACACCGACACCACTGAGTCGCTGGCGCAGAACTCTGGATACGATGCCTCCGTCTCCGGCCAGCAACGCCTGGAGCAGTAG
- the rplB gene encoding 50S ribosomal protein L2, producing the protein MAIRKYKPTTPGRRASSVSEFEELTRSTPEKSLLRPLPKKGGRNQHGHITTRHRGGGHKRRYRVIDFRRSDKDGVLAKVAHIEYDPNRTANIALLHYFDGEKRYIIAPKGLTQGTIVESGANADIKVGNNLPLRNIPTGTTIHAVELKPGAGAKLARSAGASIQLLGKEGSYAVLRMPSTEIRRVDIRCRATVGEVGNADQINIRWGKAGRMRWKGWRPTVRGVVMNPIDHPHGGGEGKTSGGRHPVSPWGQKEGRTRNPNRYSNNMIVRRRRSKNKKR; encoded by the coding sequence ATGGCTATTCGCAAGTACAAGCCGACAACCCCGGGTCGCCGCGCCAGCTCCGTTTCCGAGTTTGAGGAGCTTACCCGCTCCACTCCGGAAAAGTCCCTGCTGCGCCCGCTCCCGAAGAAGGGTGGCCGCAATCAGCACGGCCACATCACCACTCGTCACCGCGGCGGCGGCCACAAGCGCCGCTACCGCGTGATCGATTTCCGCCGCTCCGACAAGGACGGCGTGCTGGCCAAGGTTGCTCACATTGAGTACGACCCGAACCGCACCGCAAACATTGCACTTCTGCACTACTTCGATGGTGAGAAGCGCTACATCATCGCGCCGAAGGGTCTGACCCAGGGCACCATCGTCGAGTCGGGTGCGAACGCGGACATCAAGGTTGGCAACAACCTTCCGCTGCGCAACATCCCGACCGGTACCACCATCCACGCAGTGGAGCTCAAGCCGGGCGCTGGCGCCAAGCTGGCCCGCTCCGCTGGTGCTTCCATCCAGCTTCTCGGTAAGGAAGGTTCCTACGCTGTTTTGCGTATGCCGTCGACCGAGATCCGCCGCGTTGACATCCGCTGCCGCGCCACCGTTGGTGAGGTCGGCAACGCCGACCAGATCAACATCCGCTGGGGAAAGGCCGGTCGTATGCGTTGGAAGGGATGGCGTCCGACGGTTCGTGGTGTTGTCATGAACCCGATTGACCACCCGCACGGTGGTGGCGAGGGCAAGACCTCGGGTGGCCGTCACCCGGTGTCGCCGTGGGGCCAGAAGGAAGGCCGCACCCGCAACCCGAACCGTTACTCCAACAACATGATCGTGCGCCGTCGCCGCTCGAAGAACAAGAAGCGCTAA
- a CDS encoding Asp23/Gls24 family envelope stress response protein yields MASSFHLNERAVSRIAEAAAMDVPGCLRIDAKLAGLASRGLPRVESRINRVASSVVVEVEIATAFPAPIANITEVVREAITKHIQAQTGLEVTRVDITVADTIASGSLSPAGRVTREEVASHPTFFVTTPITVTASRVSAPVTAPRKELVPVEVSPLLKEVRSPTMAPRVFLRPIETPPPVALKQVEAPKATAARSVKAPKPLKLRDITVSQTRATSRSVAAAPVEVRHVRRPSPSPVYIPRAPQPQPLRPVTINPAVKYLDL; encoded by the coding sequence ATGGCTTCTTCCTTCCATCTCAACGAACGGGCCGTCTCGCGCATCGCTGAGGCCGCAGCCATGGATGTACCCGGATGTCTGAGGATAGATGCGAAGTTGGCGGGGCTGGCCAGCCGCGGCCTGCCACGGGTGGAGTCCCGCATCAACCGGGTGGCCTCCTCCGTTGTCGTTGAAGTGGAGATCGCGACGGCTTTCCCTGCCCCCATCGCAAACATCACTGAGGTCGTGCGCGAAGCCATTACCAAACACATACAAGCCCAAACAGGGTTGGAGGTAACCCGCGTGGACATCACCGTCGCGGACACGATCGCCTCGGGTTCGCTTTCTCCCGCCGGGCGAGTAACGCGCGAGGAGGTGGCCTCCCACCCGACCTTCTTCGTCACTACACCAATTACAGTTACAGCCTCCCGCGTGTCCGCTCCGGTTACTGCACCGCGCAAGGAATTGGTGCCGGTCGAGGTTTCGCCGCTGCTGAAAGAAGTTCGCTCACCTACCATGGCACCTCGCGTTTTTTTGAGGCCGATCGAAACGCCACCACCGGTGGCTCTGAAACAGGTTGAGGCTCCGAAAGCAACCGCTGCACGAAGCGTGAAAGCACCGAAGCCCCTCAAGTTGCGAGACATCACTGTCTCGCAGACACGAGCAACCTCACGCTCGGTTGCGGCTGCTCCCGTGGAAGTTCGCCACGTGCGCCGCCCTTCCCCCTCACCTGTTTATATCCCTCGCGCGCCGCAGCCGCAGCCGCTGCGGCCCGTCACAATCAACCCGGCGGTGAAGTACCTTGACCTCTAA